The Taeniopygia guttata chromosome 6, bTaeGut7.mat, whole genome shotgun sequence genome contains a region encoding:
- the OGA gene encoding protein O-GlcNAcase, with the protein MVQKEGQAALEEPQGSPNPAGVPGAPLEPPGAAAGPVPGGEETDTETETALGSRRFLCGVVEGFYGRPWVMEQRKELFRRLQKWGLNTYLYAPKDDYKHRMFWREMYSVEEAEQLMTLISAAREHEIEFIYAISPGLDITFSNPKEVSTLKRKLDQVSQFGCRSFALLFDDIDHNMCAADKEVFSSFAHAQVSITNEIYQYLGEPDTFLFCPTEYCGTFCYPNVAQSPYLRTVGEKLLPGIEVLWTGPKVVSKDIPVESIEEVSKIIRRAPVIWDNIHANDYDQKRLFLGPYKGRSTELIPRLKGVLTNPNCEFEANYVAIHTLATWYKSNMNGVRKDVVMTDTEDSTVSIQIKLENEGSDEDIETDVLYSPQMALKLALTEWLQEFGVPQQYSSRQVAHSGAKTSVGDVGPLVAPSSLNAATVVTTVYQEPIMSQAAALSSDSPALAKEEEKKQSDEEPMDMVVEKQDDADKNANQILTDIAEAKMAEELKPMDTDKESIVESKSPEMSMQEDSGSDIAPMQTDEQINKEHFVPGPNEKPLYTVEPVTLEDLQLLADLFYLPYEHGPKGAQMLREFQWLRANSSVVSVNCKGKDAEKIEEWRSRAAKFEEMCSLVMGMFTRLSNCANRTILYDMYSYVWDIKSIMSMVKSFVQWLGCRSQSSAQFLSGDQEPWAFRGGLAGEFQRLLPIDGANDLFFQPPPLTPTSKVYTIRPYFPKDEASVYKICREMYADGADQPFHSLPDLIGDKLVGGLLTLSLDYCFVLEDEDGICGYALGTVDVTPFIKKCKMSWIPFMQEKYTKPNSDKELSEAEKIMLSFHEEQEVLPESFLANFPSLIKIDIHKKVTDPSVAKSMMACLLSSLKANGSRGAFCEVRPDDKRILEFYSKLGCFEIAKMEGFPKDVVILGRSL; encoded by the exons GATTTTATGGAAGACCTTGGGTGatggagcagaggaaagaaCTTTTTAGAAG GCTTCAGAAGTGGGGACTGAATACATACCTGTATGCTCCAAAGGATGACTACAAGCACAGGATGTTTTGGCGAGAAATGTACTCTGTGGAGGAAGCAG agCAGCTAATGACTCTAATATCAGCTGCACGAGAACATGAAATAGAATTCATCTATGCAATCTCACCTGGACTTGACATCACTTTCTCCAATCCTAAAGAGGTATCCACATTGAAACGTAAGCTGGACCAG GTTTCTCAGTTTGGCTGCAGATCTTTTGCACTGCTGTTTGATGATATTGATCACAACATGTGTGCAGCAGATAAAGAAGTTTTCAGTTCTTTTGCTCATGCTCAAGTCTCAATCACAAATGAAATTTATCAATATCTAGGAGAACCAGACACATTCCTTTTCTGTCCTACAG AGTACTGTGGAACTTTCTGTTACCCAAACGTTGCCCAGTCACCGTATTTACGGACTGTAGGAGAAAAACTGCTCCCTGGAATTGAAGTGTTATGGACAG GTCCGAAAGTTGTATCCAAAGACATTCCGGTAGAATCCATTGAAGAAGTTTCTAAGATCATCAGGAGAGCCCCAGTTATCTGGGATAACATTCATGCTAATGACTATGATCAAAAGAGGCTTTTTCTTGGGCCTTACAAGGGTCGGTCAACTGAACTTATCCCTCGACTAAAGGGTGTTCTGACCAATCCAAACTGTGAATTTGAAGCCAATTATGTTGCCATTCACACGCTTGCGACCTGGTACAAGTCTAACATGAATGGAGTGAGAAAAGATGTGGTGATGA CTGATACTGAAGACAGCACAGTTTCGATCCAAATCAAATTGGAAAATGAGGGGAGTGATGAAGATATTGAAACAGATGTTCTCTACAGCCCACAAATGGCCCTGAAGTTGGCCTTAACAGAATGGTTGCAGGAATTTGGAGTACCTCAGCAATACAGCA GTAGGCAAGTGGCCCACAGTGGTGCTAAAACCTCTGTAGGGGATGTAGGGCCACTGGTGGCACCATCCTCTTTAAATGCAGCAACAGTGGTTACCACGGTGTACCAGGAGCCCATCATGAGCCAGGCTGCGGCGCTCAGCAGCGACTCACCGGCCTTAGccaaggaggaggagaagaagcaATCTGATGAGGAACCAATGGACATGGTGGTGGAAAAACAAGATGATGCAGACAAGAATGCAAATCAGATACTGACAGATATTGCTGAAGCCAAGATGGCAGAGGAGCTGAAGCCAATGGATACAGATAAGGAGAGTATAGTTGAGTCAAAGTCTCCAGAGATGTCTATGCAGGAAGACTCCGGTAGTGACATTGCACCTATGCAGACTGATGAGCAAATTAACAAAGAACATTTTGTGCCTGGGCCGAATGAAAAGCCTCTTTACACAGTAGAACCAGTGACCTTAGAGGACTTACAGCTTCTTGCTGACTTGTTTTACCTTCCTTATGAACATGGACCCAAAGGTGCACAGATGCTGAGGGAATTCCAGTGGCTTAGAGCAAATAGTAGTGTTGTCAGCGTAAATTGCAAAGGAAAGGATGCTGAAAAA ATAGAAGAATGGCGTAGCCGAGCAGCCAAGTTTGAAGAGATGTGCAGCTTGGTGATGGGCATGTTCACTCGCCTCTCCAATTGTGCCAACAGGACAATCCTTTATGACATGTACTCCTACGTCTGGGATATCAAGAGTATTATGTCAATGGTGAAATCTTTTGTGCAGTGGTTAG GGTGTCGTAGTCAATCTTCAGCACAGTTCTTAAGTGGAGACCAAGAACCCTGGGCCTTTAGAGGTGGTCTAGCAGGAGAGTTCCAG cGTTTGCTGCCTATTGATGGGGCAAATGACCTCTTTTTTCAACCACCTCCATTAACACCTACTTCCAAAGTGTACACCATACGACCCTACTTCCCTAAAGATGAG GCATCTGTATATAAGATCTGCAGAGAAATGTATGCTGATGGAGCTGATCAACCCTTCCATAGTTTACCAGATTTAATTGGAGACAA gttAGTTGGAGGTCTGCTCACCCTCAGCTTGGATTACTGCTTCGTCTTAGAAGATGAGGATGGCATATGTGGCTATGCTTTGGGAACAGTTGATGTAACTCCCTTcataaagaaatgcaaaatgtcTTGGATCCCTTTCATGCAAGAAAAATATACTAAACCAAATAGTGACAAGGAGCTGTCTGAGGCAGAG aaaataatgctAAGCTTCCATGAAGAACAAGAAGTATTGCCAGAATCATTCCTTGCTAACTTCCCATCTTTGATAAAGATTGATATCCACAAAAAAGTGACAGATCCAAGTGTGGCCAAAAGTATGATGGCCTGCCTGCTCTCTTCTCTAAAGGCTAATG gcTCCCGTGGGGCTTTTTGTGAAGTGAGACCAGATGATAAAAGAATCTTGGAATTTTACAGCAAGCTGGGTTGTTTTGAAATTGCTAAAATGGAAGGATTTCCAAAGGATGTTGTTATCCTTGGAAGAAGCCTTTGA